GGCGTAGTGCTGGTGGATGAAGCTTATGTGGATTTTGCCCATGAGCATTGTATGGAATTGGCGAAGACACTTCCGAATGTCCTGGTCATGCGAACCCTCTCGAAATCCTATTCCCTGGCTGGTGTGCGCTGCGGATATGTCGTGGGGTCAAAGCCTTTGATCGCAACGTTATTCAAAATCAAGGACTCCTATAATCTTGACCGGATGACTCAGGTAGCTGCCACCGCAGCCATTTCCGACCAAGCCCACATGCGTGCTAATGTGGACCGAATTCTTGCGACTCGAGATCGGTTGACGATCATGCTGAATCAGCTCGGTTTTGCCGTATGCCCTTCAGATGCCAATTTTCTATGGGTGCGACACGAGAGTCGTGATGCCCGGGAGATATTTGACACCTTAAAGGCGGCCGGAATCCTGATCCGTTATTTCCCAGGTCCGCGAACGGGCGATTATCTCCGAATAACTGTTGGTACGGATGGGGAGATTGACCGCTTGCTTGTCGCGCTGAAGAAGTTGTTAGGTTGTTAAGTTGTCGAGTTGTTCCGGAGCTGCCTTTGTGCCTATTTCTTAACAACTCAGCAACCTGACAACTTATCAACTCTGCTCCCTTACTCCCGTCGCAGACTCTCAATAGGGTTCAATCGGGCGGCCCGCCAGGCGGGATA
The window above is part of the bacterium genome. Proteins encoded here:
- the hisC gene encoding histidinol-phosphate transaminase; this encodes MNKLIRKSVQALDAYTPGEQPKRQGLTKLNTNENPYPPSPQVAEVLAAIAPESLRLYPDPVSSVLRQAIADLHGVALDHVFAGNGSDEILALCTRAFVEDDGTIGYFHPSYSLYPVLAAIRNVRGVPCELSESFEWAEQDPEPASLFFLANPNAPTSMLFATARVQQFCQSFPGVVLVDEAYVDFAHEHCMELAKTLPNVLVMRTLSKSYSLAGVRCGYVVGSKPLIATLFKIKDSYNLDRMTQVAATAAISDQAHMRANVDRILATRDRLTIMLNQLGFAVCPSDANFLWVRHESRDAREIFDTLKAAGILIRYFPGPRTGDYLRITVGTDGEIDRLLVALKKLLGC